One Acetobacteroides hydrogenigenes genomic window carries:
- a CDS encoding HlyD family secretion protein — MSHKKNKAPKAGLNKYRVYMINTIALGAVAVALVWAIRAYFHIGEDCYTNDAQVEEYINPINSKVQGYIKEIRFVEHQQINKGDTIVVLDDRELKIAQAQAEAAYKNALAARELTESSVNTASNNLNVNDANIAAAKARLSNTEQTYTRYANLLKDDAVTKAQFDQVKAEYDASKAQYQALLSQRKSAQLSVVEVTKRIGQNDAEVMRTKAALDMAKLNVSYAKIVAPYSCIAGRRLIQEGQLIQPGQQLLTIVKSNEKWVVANFREKQMKAVTIGKKVSIKVDALDDKEYEGVITAISGATGSKFSAIPVDNSTGNFVKVQQRFPVRIELTNANKKEDAELLRAGMNVEIRINK, encoded by the coding sequence ATGTCGCATAAGAAAAATAAAGCCCCCAAAGCAGGACTCAACAAGTACCGAGTTTACATGATTAATACGATAGCCCTTGGGGCTGTTGCAGTAGCCCTAGTATGGGCCATAAGAGCCTACTTCCACATCGGCGAGGACTGCTACACCAACGATGCACAGGTGGAAGAGTACATCAACCCCATAAACAGCAAGGTTCAGGGGTACATTAAGGAGATACGCTTTGTGGAGCACCAGCAGATCAACAAGGGAGACACAATAGTTGTACTCGACGATAGGGAGCTGAAGATAGCCCAAGCGCAAGCCGAAGCGGCCTACAAGAATGCCCTTGCCGCAAGGGAGCTCACCGAATCGTCGGTTAACACGGCTAGCAACAACCTCAACGTAAACGATGCCAACATTGCCGCTGCTAAGGCACGTCTTAGCAACACCGAGCAAACCTACACCCGCTACGCCAACCTGCTAAAAGACGATGCGGTAACCAAGGCGCAGTTCGATCAGGTAAAAGCCGAGTACGACGCCTCGAAGGCTCAGTATCAGGCGCTCCTCAGCCAGCGAAAATCGGCTCAGCTTTCGGTGGTAGAGGTGACCAAAAGAATCGGACAAAACGATGCCGAAGTTATGCGAACAAAAGCGGCGCTGGACATGGCCAAACTTAACGTTTCGTACGCCAAGATTGTTGCCCCCTACAGCTGCATCGCTGGCCGCCGACTTATCCAAGAGGGACAGCTCATCCAACCCGGACAGCAGCTGCTAACCATCGTAAAGAGCAACGAGAAGTGGGTGGTTGCCAACTTCCGCGAAAAGCAAATGAAAGCCGTTACCATAGGAAAAAAGGTATCCATCAAGGTTGACGCCCTCGACGACAAGGAGTACGAAGGGGTTATTACCGCCATTTCGGGAGCCACAGGCTCTAAGTTCTCGGCCATTCCGGTCGATAACTCAACCGGAAACTTTGTAAAGGTACAACAGCGCTTTCCTGTACGCATCGAGCTAACCAACGCCAACAAGAAGGAGGATGCCGAGCTGCTACGTGCCGGTATGAATGTCGAGATACGAATCAACAAGTAG
- a CDS encoding TolC family protein yields MIDKKTQMNIKTMWLAALISTAAIGAWGQTPQQRTYSIDELVELAISNNQALKVSAASVEVSQQRVQVAKTQQFPSLAASASAFYLGDATIYDTDLSKKTTVAMPHFGNSLTLQTSQLIFKGNAVRNAIGVADLQQQLAALSLEKNKQDIKLLVASYYLELFRLRNQHLIYQKNIELSEVRLKNINKMHQQGLVTQNDVIRTRLLISNLNQACSQLQNNIDILNRQLTMATGLPADAVILPDTTILANKPNLESLEKYQSEAVTGGFDIKLSEKSVQIAEKSMAIAKADRMPTLSLYAANSLQRPITSRTPAVDMYTNGWQVGATLSFNIASLYNAPRSIKLSSLQLIQAQQNVVMQQQNTELAVHSAYLKHLDALKQQETATVNMQLAQENYKTMEKKYLNQLALLLDMLDATNTKLDAELQQTNAQIGIVFTYYKLLNAAGKL; encoded by the coding sequence GTGATAGACAAGAAGACGCAAATGAACATAAAAACAATGTGGCTTGCTGCGCTCATAAGCACAGCAGCAATAGGAGCATGGGGCCAAACACCCCAACAGCGCACCTACTCCATTGACGAGTTGGTGGAATTGGCCATTAGCAATAATCAGGCATTAAAAGTTTCGGCAGCTTCGGTAGAGGTAAGCCAGCAGCGGGTGCAGGTGGCCAAGACGCAGCAGTTTCCCAGCCTCGCAGCATCGGCCAGCGCTTTCTACCTAGGCGATGCAACTATTTACGATACCGATCTCTCCAAGAAGACGACCGTAGCGATGCCCCACTTTGGCAACAGCCTTACGCTGCAGACCAGCCAGCTCATCTTTAAGGGCAATGCGGTTAGAAACGCCATAGGCGTTGCCGACCTGCAGCAGCAGCTGGCTGCGCTGAGCCTCGAAAAAAACAAGCAGGACATAAAGCTGCTGGTAGCGAGCTACTACCTGGAGCTGTTCCGCCTCCGCAACCAGCACCTGATCTACCAAAAGAATATCGAGCTTTCGGAGGTTCGTTTAAAGAACATCAACAAAATGCACCAGCAGGGGCTGGTAACGCAAAACGACGTTATCCGAACCAGACTGCTCATCTCGAACCTTAACCAGGCCTGCTCGCAACTTCAGAACAACATCGACATCCTCAACCGCCAGCTAACCATGGCTACGGGACTTCCAGCCGATGCGGTTATTCTACCCGACACCACCATCTTAGCCAACAAGCCTAATCTGGAAAGTTTAGAGAAGTACCAAAGCGAGGCTGTAACTGGAGGATTCGACATTAAGCTATCGGAGAAGAGCGTTCAAATAGCGGAGAAAAGTATGGCCATTGCCAAGGCCGATAGGATGCCAACCCTAAGCCTTTACGCCGCCAACAGCCTGCAGCGCCCCATTACGTCGAGGACTCCTGCTGTTGACATGTACACCAACGGCTGGCAGGTGGGTGCTACGCTTTCGTTCAACATTGCCTCGCTCTACAACGCGCCGCGCAGCATCAAGCTAAGCAGCCTGCAGCTGATACAGGCACAGCAAAACGTGGTTATGCAGCAGCAAAATACCGAGCTGGCCGTACACTCCGCCTACCTCAAGCACCTGGATGCGCTAAAGCAGCAGGAAACAGCTACGGTAAACATGCAACTGGCACAAGAGAACTACAAAACGATGGAAAAGAAGTACCTCAACCAGCTGGCGCTGCTCCTTGATATGCTCGATGCCACCAATACCAAACTCGATGCCGAGCTGCAGCAAACCAACGCCCAAATAGGCATTGTATTCACCTACTACAAGCTGCTGAATGCAGCCGGAAAGCTGTAG
- a CDS encoding helix-turn-helix domain-containing protein, whose product MTWQLKNNLEIYTEEVMTQHIVVGRPYHPVQNALIFVRKGWIKVNYNLKAYTLLQNTVLRIQSNNIYEFVEFDPNIELRILAINSGFESIAAIKIRRFDARSFFSSSLQSHYQLTDAEFQELWEVLELLRNRLFLPNKDRMRKEIVHHLFLSAIYILADITNRYNQVTLTELNRADKITLEYIQLVTANFRKERSLSFYAQKLGISPKHLSETIKQTTGVTAGEIINQAIATEAKVLLSTPELTINHIARELNFSDQYAFSKFFKRLTNLSPSAFREKM is encoded by the coding sequence CATCCAGTTCAAAACGCCCTCATATTTGTGCGGAAAGGATGGATAAAGGTGAACTACAACCTGAAAGCCTACACGCTGCTGCAGAATACGGTTCTTAGAATACAATCGAATAATATCTACGAGTTCGTCGAATTCGACCCCAACATCGAGCTACGCATTTTAGCCATCAACTCGGGATTTGAATCTATCGCGGCCATTAAGATTCGGCGGTTCGATGCCCGATCTTTCTTCTCCTCATCCCTTCAGAGCCACTACCAGCTTACCGATGCAGAGTTTCAGGAGCTATGGGAGGTGCTGGAGCTACTTAGGAACAGGCTCTTTTTACCCAATAAGGATAGGATGAGGAAGGAGATTGTCCACCATCTCTTTCTTTCGGCCATTTACATTTTGGCAGATATCACCAACCGGTACAACCAGGTAACCCTCACCGAGCTCAACCGGGCCGACAAGATTACGCTAGAGTACATCCAGCTAGTTACCGCCAACTTCCGAAAGGAGCGCAGCCTCAGCTTTTACGCGCAGAAGCTGGGTATATCGCCCAAGCACCTCTCTGAAACCATCAAGCAAACGACAGGGGTTACGGCAGGAGAAATCATCAACCAAGCCATAGCCACCGAGGCCAAGGTGCTGCTATCAACCCCCGAGCTAACCATTAACCACATTGCCCGCGAGCTCAACTTTAGCGACCAGTACGCCTTCAGCAAGTTCTTCAAGCGGCTAACCAACCTCTCGCCATCGGCCTTCCGCGAAAAGATGTAG